The Vigna angularis cultivar LongXiaoDou No.4 chromosome 9, ASM1680809v1, whole genome shotgun sequence DNA window GAATGCATTGATTGCTAAGGCAGAAAACACGACTTAACATGCAATCTTCAGTTATCTATTCACATCAGGAACAGAAAAGTATATTATAATGTTATTCtcttcttttaatatatttattataaaaaaagtaaacaaaaccTGTGTAAACTTTCAAAGTTAAGAGAATATTTTGATACTTCATACagactaaacatatttaaagttgaacagaaaaggattaaaatgaattatttattttaaagtaagctTATTCATATGCTGTGTGATTCAACATAGGTGtgataattctttttataatttaaagggagttatttcttttggtttcaaGAAAGGTATTTTCTTCCAAGAGGTGTGGTATTCATAATTGGTGTTTATTTCTTGTAGCTACAAGAAATGTGTTTTCTTCGTCTCTTGtgatttttcttcatattttaaactattaattACATTAgtgttttaaatattcaatttgatAGTGTTTGATTAGTAATTCTAGTTAAGTTGATTAATAACTAGACATAAAATCTTTTGATCTTAACTAGTAATTATTgtgtaattttttcttatcctcacattttttattttaattctttgattgcctctattttttaaaaaaatttaaagtttttatctTTAACATTAAACCAATTCAccatttcttttggtttgtgtCCAACAAATATTTAGTTGTACGATTCTAACACTTGGCTGGCTTAGTACCCTAAGTGGCATGACCACCTTGCTTCCCCTTCtccttcttatcttttcatcttttattccatcattttgttttatttttagcttatgttgtttttccattttctatATTTGAATCCATCTCGTCTTTTTTCCTTCTAGAATCTTTTGAAGTGAACCTTTACCTTTAGATAAGTTAGTTATCTTAATATTTAGTGAGAATCTTAATTAGACTTTCTTAATCAAACATTATCAAAAACAACTTGCACTCCTTAAATATGTAAGATGAACTCACATTGTTAAATCAACCCTTCTTTTGCTAAGTTGgtgcaattttcacaaaaatcaAGTTGCTGACTTTCGCTCTGTATTGGGCGCCATTCATACCATTAGGCGCACTTGTTGGTAGCCAATCCTTGTAAATGCCTacgattttcaaaattaaaatatatttagctCGAAGGTTCAAAAAATATGTTCTTGTattcaaattaaagatatttgagtctaggaTCCAACGCAAAAAAAATCAGCTCATTTAAAGATCCGTGGAAAAAGTTATAAACAAAATAGTTTCAAATGTCAATGTGAATGCAACTTATTTTCATCAACTAATTTGAGTTGttgtgttattgttttttaaatgtgACTAAATGTTGTGGATGACATATGTATTCATGTGCTTAGCCATAGAGTAATCTTATTTGAAGTTGATTTGCATGATAGCTACATGTTTGAGTTTATGTTTGTGTATTTGTTTATGTAATGTTGAGTCTTTAAACGTGTCTACCTTTGCTTGAGTCACATGTCTAACATGTTCATTTGAAGTTGTCATGCCTTTATTTCTAATGCTTGAGtgtatttgataaaatatttagcTCCAGTTGCATGTATCTTGAATGGTTTATGTGATGTTAAATCTTTAAATGTGTCTAATTTTGCTTCAGTCATATGTATAACATATTCATTTGAAGTTGTCATGCCATTGTTTCCAATACTTGaatatgtttgataaaatgTTTACATGTATCTTGATTAATTAATTCGGTCTAAACACATGCCAAATGATATAAGTTCatcttatattttgaatgagtgCAATATATTTGATAATGTTGCTTAAAAAATTTCCAAAAGTATTATTTCTATACATTAAGATAACCAAGATGTATTTGTAATAATGTTGCTTAAGGAAAACCctcaatttaaaagaatttcttaaatatattctAGAATacattctaaaaaatattttcaaattaaaaagtacAGTCTAAAATCTACATCTGATTTCTATCTGAATTGCATTATTCGAAACCTAAAAACAAAAAGTCACATCTTCTCTTACAATTATCTTCTTATTATGAAAAGACTCTATGATAACAcgtaatgtttttttaatgaaataaacaaTACACATGAGAGATTATGATCCTTACCAATTacataagaaaagaagaagccaAGCCAACTTCTTCTGTGTCATGTCAAGTTTGTCAATGACATCATCATATATTGAAAGATATTTTagattagagctgtcaaaacgggccacCTGATTCGATCCGATCCGATCCACCACGGAACccaactcatttattagcgagccagaaaaattcgaacccggctcgacccaccacaggttgcctcacttaattacaatttttttaaaataaaaagaaattacaaattttctataatacaaatctaaacaaatttgacTTCCAAATTTGACTCCCAACatgagtgtttaattaattttgaaaataaggaacttaaataattttttcaagcaaaaacaaaataataaatatttttttataaaattaaaattaaattttcataaaataaaattaggtaagtgggttggtgggccaacacggcccaccacgggttcaacccgcatgagccgggtttaaacgAGCCGAGTTGAAATCTgacccacataaaaaaatacaattttttctaatccaacccggctcaaacccgtggtggaccAAATTGGCTcgcgggttgtgacccattttgacagctctatttTAGATACATTCTGGAatgcatatttaaaaaatatttctaaatttagaattatattacgaaatgtatattttgaaatacttttcagattatataatatagatttattaaaaaaagtcagatgtaattttaattaaagaccATTTAAGATATCTATAAATTTATGacgtaaaattaaaaaagaattgcGCCGGAAAAAGGTGAAAGAAAGTGTTATTGTAAACTTTTTAGTGGTATTAGGTAATATAAGTAATTAGTGAATAAAAGTAGATTGAGTGTTTCTTTCAATAACATGTAGGCATTGATCTATGTCTTTACCTATTGATATTTGTTCCACAtcatacaataaaagtcattttctttcatttcattatctttttatatttttcattaaacatTTGTAATATATCAcacttataattttatctttatcctTCCTTCCCATCCAGTCTAAATGAGGTGCATGTTTTCATCtccacaaatattttttacattttattattattgatgaaaaatcattcaaattgcaaattcttatatattttatttttgtttaacttttaagttattttcttctgttttttaaatattaaatacaaaattttttaaGTACACATGTCctaatttgaatttatgtttattCTCTTGCACCTCTCATATGTTTTGCAACCATTGATTAGAACAAATACAAAGATCTAAGTTACACACATTATAATATCAACATGTTTCTTCTTTGAAAAATATCTCCCAACATCAATAATATGTTAGTCAATCCACTTTTTAGAAATTTTCTTCTCTATAATTATGGAGCACCATCAACCACTTTTTCAACAACTACCATTCATATACAATTCAACAAAAATCAAGAATTATTTGTCTAAAATTCATTGCATAAATGTTGAATAATTTTGATGTGATAAATCTATACTATTATTCAAGGATGATTCTTCTTTTTCATGTTcacattattttttcaattttacccttcaagtctatattttttttttctaattttacttttcaagtgacttttttttcaatttagtcatttttcttaaatttaacaattttaaattaaataaataaaaatcatctacaaaataaatacaagttatctataattaaattgtaaaaattatttaaatttatttgtataattataaatttattaatttttgttcttataaAATGTTTTCACTAGTATTAGAATAATGACAATAATAacaatgtaatataatataattatgaaaaggAAACAcaactaatataatataataagaagACTAAGACGAGGACAACCATGACccattctaaaaaaaaaaacaacttgtgaagtttctataaatattttttcttcaaattattagaatattgtttactaatttgtattttaagtttaccaatttttttaatcttaaaaaatatgttagaaaGAGAACCTCAGTAATTAACTAAGAGAGATATCTTAAATTTACAAATTGGTAAAACACATAACATAAcatatattaacttattttctattatttataaattaataaaaaaaaagtaataacttATCTTATGTGAaagaataaaagttatatataattaccaGAATAATAgcttataacattattttataaatagaaattcaaTTTTAGGGAAAAAGACGCTCTGATATCCTACGGAGTGGTGAACAAGTTTCAAAGAATAGCACCCAttcctttattattatttttcttcattaccATAATCTCTTCGCTCACCCCAAATTATCAAAacgatcattttatttatttatttatttgtaaaagtgatgtttgaatgatttgtttgggaaattttctaaaacaagttttttaaaatttttgaaatatgatgTCTAGAGAGGAATTTGtagaataagatttttaaaatagaatttttaaaatgcaaaatgtatttcaaaacaaaattaatttatataaaaatacatgagttttttttaaatatgtttattgtctctaaaattaaattatatgttaaaactttatatatatatatatatatatatatatatatatatatatatataggttttcaaacttaaaaataataataaatacaaacttctcaatctaaaatatcatttttgatAGTGAAATTTTTTGAAAGAGTTTTATTAAATGGGtatattaggtttaatcatttccgAGAATTTTTGTCTatgataacttaatcatttttgaGGTTTTTATTTTGGGTGATTTAATAATTTCCAATATCCTTATTGAAAATCTTAAATAGATTTCTTAATCGtttcaattgagttttttttcaaaattgttcCACTTAGACTTTCACAGTTAAAATGGGTCAACTGCGTTAGACAAACATTGATGTCACATGCTGATGTTggtgttttaaatgatttggaGTTTTTTATTAGTCTAGGTGATTCtgacatgtatttttttttttaaattaaaaaaaattgataaaagtgaGTTAAATTGAATAGTTTCTTCGAATTAGGGATTGGGAAAAGAAATTGAGAGTTTAGGGttcattcacaaaaaaaatagaaatcaatTTCAGAAATTAAGGATTCATATTGGGAAATTAGGATTCATTGAATTTCAAATTGAGTGACTTTAGGGATTTCGTAATTGTCGTCAACTGTGGGACCTTCTTTTATTGGAATTGCAAGGTCGAATCATGTGGTCATTGAAGCTAAATCGCAACAAAGGTctcgtgtgtgtgtgtgtgtgtgtgtgtgtgtgtgtgtgtgtgtgtgtgtgtgtgtgtgtgtgtgtgtgtgtgtgtgtgtgtgtgtgtgtgtgtgtgtgtgtgtgtgtgtgtgtgtgtgtgtgtgtgtgtgtgtgtgtgtgtgtgtgtgtgtgtgtgtgtgtgtgtgtgtgtgtgtgtgtgtgtgtgtgtgtgtgtgtgtgtgtgtgtgtgtgtgtgtgtgtgtgtgtgtgtgtgtgtgtgtgtgtgtgtgtgtgtgtgtgtgtgtgtgtgtgtgtgtgtgtgtgtgtgtgtgtgtgtgtgtgtgtgtgtgtgtgtgtgtgtgtgtgtgtgtgtgtgtgtgtgtgtgtgtgtgtgtgtgtgtgtgtgtgtgtgtgtgtgtgtgtgtgtgtgtgtgtgtgtgtgtgtgtgtgtgtgtgtgtgtgtgtgtgtgtgtgtgtgtgtgtgtgtgtgtgtgtgtgtgtgtgtgtgtgtgtgtgtgtgtgtgtgtgtgtgtgtgtgtgtgtgtgtgtgtgtgtgtgtgtgtgtgtgtgtgtgtgtgtgtgtgtgtgtgtgtgtgtgtgtgtgtgtgtgtgtgtgtgtgtgtgtgtgtgtgtaattgTAAGAAGAGGAGACTTCTACGTTATCCTTTGACCGAGATATTTGGAGTTACTTCGTGGTTGTAATTGTAGTCAAATGtttgagatatgttggatttaaAGATTTGTGATACTCTATAGGAGGAGGTTCAATATTCGAAGACAGGTTGAAGTCTTTGTGTGATGACACTAGGCCATGCATATGGTTAACTTAGCTAGGCTAAATGGTTAGGTTCATGTATTCATGGTACACATTGTTTCTAAATAAACCCCAAGTGATACACATGCTGAAGCCTAAAATTTGTCACATGAATTTAATGGACCATGTTTGAGTGAGACGTCGAACAACAACTTTGATGATAATGTAAGTTGGGGGAAAGAGAGAAGTTTGTCAGATGATGATTGACAATTTGAAGAATTAGTTAGTGGATCAGATAGTGATGGAGAACTTAATGATATAGAGGGTTATGGAAAGTTTGGAACATTTTCTATGCCAAAAAGTATGGTTGATTTTAAATGGGAAGTTGGAACATATTTTGctgaaaaacaaaacattttaaaagGATATATGATTATGCCCATGAGCTGTTGGCAAGAAATCCAGGATCAACAGTGAAAGTAAAGGTTGAAGATAATGAGAGTAAAGTAATTTTCAAGAGATTTTACGCATGTATGAAGGCATGCAAAGACAAATTTGTGTCATGCAGGCCAGTAATTGGATTAGAGTTTTCTTGAAAGGGAACTATGGTAGAGAGTTGTTCACGGTTGTTGGACGATATGCCAATGACCAAATGTTGTCTATTACATATGTTGTGGTTGAAGTAGAGAACAAGGATTCATGAACCTGGTTTCTGGAACCACTGATTGATGACCTTGGTGGGAGTGAACGAGATTAGGGTTTTGCTTCTGCCATCCATTATATGTGAAAGACGAACATGAATGGTTCATCTTCAAATCTATATTACTTCAACCATAACACTGAAAAAGAACAAAGAACTAATCAACCAAAAACCACCAAGAACATCGAATAACTACATCAACGAAGATCAACACTTTCTTAGCAAACAAACAACCtaacaaccaatatcatatgcCATTTTATTAGGAATTGAATAACAACAAACACCTTGGAACAAGTACAACGAAAAACATCTACAATccctttttattataaattgaagtTATCAGggattcaaaattataaattgtacgaagtttttctaattattttatttcaaaacaacTTAAATCCACGTAACTCACAAAATAAGTGAGTCACATGATTTAAAacaccaacatcaacatatCAAGTTAACATCTGTCTAACACTGTTAGTTTAATTTATCGACAGatctaattaaaacaattttataaaaataaaaatctaattaagacgaaaattaaaattaaggaaccaaattgaaattttgggaatgattaaaccttatattactattgtttttaaagttcgaatattaaatttattagaatttaagtaaaaaataaacttaaattttatgtaaaattttataaactaattgtTTCAGTTTAATTGGGGTCCGATGTTATCCGTCTTCAATCCTAGCCTCTTCTGCCTGCAGATATGCCCTTCACTATGTCAGTCCGTTCGTCCAGTGTTTAAGTTGTCCTCCCGATCAGCGGTGGTCGTGCAGAAAAGCTGCCCTTTCTGTATTCTGATAGTAATTTGGAATAAGATCATCTTACTTGaacattaatattgtatttattggCCTCATAATTGTCCAGCccattaattatattagttatttattaatacaatatatttgtgCAATATAATATGCCAATCACCCATAAATGCCATATATTTATCCTTGATATggtcattaaatatattaactagCCATTAATGACATCCATCTTACCTGACTCGCGATCACTGGATTATGGATCGGTGTAAAAGACACTCTCCCCTCAAACGGTCGGCTATCTGGATATAGTAGactaatacatatttaaaatctttttctagAACCAATTCTATTTATCTTTTGTGTCTCTCTATAGTGAGAAAGGGAGATACAACTATGGAAGAGGACAATGGCGGTGTTTTGCAAGGAACCAGAATATCTTAAGAACAACCACCTTTTCGGGATGGGTAGGTGTAGTTAGTCAGAcattcaacacttcttttccaCACCTATTGACTAATTCctagttttattattaagtttGTGCAGAGTGAAGCAATTGTGgacacatttttatatttatttaacatataatataaaaacaaaataatcattaaaaatatgaaaaaaattatattattttaaaaaatataaaataaaaaagatttggatcaaataaatataaaaattttacgtgtgaaagtattatttttcttttcaatatttctAAACTATTACACCAGTTTATTTTAACATACAAAGTAAATTTCAAAGAAAGATtatccaaaaaaataaatataaatttccttaatttatttattttgcattAAGCTTTTATATATACGCACAGATAGAATATATCGAAGACAAGACGACATTATCTTTCATGGATCAGCTTCACGTTGAGGCATAATTCATAGCCCAAGCAACTTGCATATGTTGTCATTTTCGATTTGATTCTTtctctgtttttatttattattcaaccGCTAGAACCCCACCAGGAAGACATAAAACAGCAAGGCATAGCATAGCATGAGAAAATTCATCAATGGCAGCTTCAACACTGTGTTTGGCTCTTCTcgttcctctcatcttcttccctAGCTTTCATGCTTCATCTTCCGTCTCTCTCTCCGTAGAGAACTTCAAAGAAGAAGTCATAGTGTCATCACCCAAAGCAACATTCACGGCAGGCTTTTACGCCGTCGGACAAAACGCTTTCTGCTTCGCAGTATGGTACACCCACTCACCAGACACCCTTGTTTGGATCGCCAACCGGGACCAACCGGTTAACGGAAAACGCTCCACGCTCTCCCTTCTCAAATCCGGTAACCTCGTACTCACCGACGCCGGTCAGTTGCAAGTGTGGTCCACCGGCACCACCACCTCATCCAGACAAGTCCGCTTACATTTGTACGACACCGGCAACCTCGTACTCCTCGAAGATTCCTCCGACAGCGCTGTTTTGTGGCAGAGCTTCGATTTCCCGACCAACACACTTCTTCCAAACCAGCCTCTGAGAGGGAGCACCAACCTCGTTTCCTCGAGAAGCGGGAGCAACCACTCCTCCGGTTTCTACAGGCTCTTCTTCGACTTCGAGAATGTTCTGCGGCTCATGTACCAGGGCCCTCGAGTTTCCAGCGTTTTCTGGCCCTACGCTTGGCTTCAGAGCAACAACTTCGGTAATGGCAACGGCAGATCCACTTTCAACGATAGCAGGGTTGCTGTGCTTGATGAGTTGGGTGGCGTGCTTTCTTCCGACAACTACACTTTCAGAACGATCGATTACGGGACGGTGCTTCAGCGGAGATTGACCCTCGATCATGACGGTAATGTGAGGGTCTACAGCATGGTAGATGGACAAGAGAAGTGGGTGGTATCAGGGCTGTTTCGCCCACAACCTTGTTTTATCCATGGCATTTGTGGACCCAATAGTTACTGCACAAATAACCCAACAACTGGCAGAAAGTGTTCCTGCCTTCCAGGTATTTCAGGAAAGTGGTAGAGGAAACTTTTTGGATAAAGTTCTTATTAAAAGTGGTAAATAAGAAGTTAAAACGCACTGAGTTTCTCCATGAACTAAAAGTCGACTTTGCTGTCTCAGTTTTTGAAgaagttaaaagaaaagaactttCGTCAAAATTGCAGTATGTATGATTATTTTAGCTCAGTAAAGAAGTTCAGTTAAGATTTTCTGATTTTCTTCTGTGATAAGTACTTATGGAGAAAGTATTCAAACTTATGCCAagtacttcattttttttatagaggTTCTTTCCTTTAACTTTTCCTAAAACCTGGTTTTTTTCTTGTACATAAGATGGTTTTTATTTGACTTTCTTCTGCGTAGGTAAACTCATCAGTTAGTTCTTATGTGAAAAGAAagtaatgttaaaataaattaagctTTTCCCATGCATattctaaatcaaattttgctataaaagtttatttgaaGTTACAAGAtaagtttatttaattcattttacttCATGTGTTTCCCCcttataattgtttatatatatggtTGTCTCCTCCTGTAGTGTTCATTGAGAAATTTATGCTATCAGGTCACAGATGGATTGATAGTCAAGACTGGACTCTAGGTTGCAGACCGAATTTTGATCCTTGGTGCAACACCACTAAGCAAGAGTCTCGTTTCGTGGGCTTAtctgaatttgatttttatggATATGATTACGGCTTCTATCAGAATCACACTTACGAACAATGTGTGAATCAGTGCTTGAAGTTGTGCGAATGCAAAGGGTTTCAGTTCAGTTTTTCGGACCAAGGTGGTTTCGGTAGTCAGTGCTACCTGAAGACACAGTTGCTGAATGGGCATCATTCAGTAAGTTTCTCGGGATCATTCTTCCTGAGACTGCCTTTGTCTCAGGACTATGAGAAC harbors:
- the LOC108346353 gene encoding putative receptor protein kinase ZmPK1 gives rise to the protein MAASTLCLALLVPLIFFPSFHASSSVSLSVENFKEEVIVSSPKATFTAGFYAVGQNAFCFAVWYTHSPDTLVWIANRDQPVNGKRSTLSLLKSGNLVLTDAGQLQVWSTGTTTSSRQVRLHLYDTGNLVLLEDSSDSAVLWQSFDFPTNTLLPNQPLRGSTNLVSSRSGSNHSSGFYRLFFDFENVLRLMYQGPRVSSVFWPYAWLQSNNFGNGNGRSTFNDSRVAVLDELGGVLSSDNYTFRTIDYGTVLQRRLTLDHDGNVRVYSMVDGQEKWVVSGLFRPQPCFIHGICGPNSYCTNNPTTGRKCSCLPGHRWIDSQDWTLGCRPNFDPWCNTTKQESRFVGLSEFDFYGYDYGFYQNHTYEQCVNQCLKLCECKGFQFSFSDQGGFGSQCYLKTQLLNGHHSVSFSGSFFLRLPLSQDYENPISNVLVCGGNSGGVKELERPYVEEKENGSVRFMLWFACALGGLEVLCFFLVWCFLFRNNADKQAYVLAAETGFRKFSYSELKQASKGFGEEIGRGGGGTVYKGVLSDHRVVAIKRLHEVASQGESEFLAEVSIIGRLNHMNLIGMLGFCAEGKYRLLVYEYMENGSLAENLSSSLNVLDWTKRYNIALGTARGLAYLHEECLEWILHCDIKPQNILLDSDYQPKVADFGLSKLLNRNNLDNSTFSRIRGTRGYMAPEWLFNLPITSKVDVYSYGVVVLEMITGRNPTAGIQLSELDAESHNHGRLVTWVREKRKKGSEVGSSWVDQIVDPALGSKYDRNEIEILATVALECVEEEKDVRPSMSHVVERLQSYEHNS